A window of Gammaproteobacteria bacterium contains these coding sequences:
- a CDS encoding bacterioferritin-associated ferredoxin has translation MYVCLCSAVTDHQIRAEIRQGACTLRELRNRLGVASHCGRCGQCARDILTENAMDGKRQSATIEADALLSAQS, from the coding sequence GTATGTGTGTCTCTGTAGCGCGGTAACCGACCACCAAATCCGCGCGGAAATTCGCCAGGGTGCGTGTACCTTGCGGGAACTGCGCAATCGGCTTGGCGTCGCAAGTCACTGTGGCCGCTGCGGTCAGTGCGCACGTGACATTCTGACCGAAAACGCCATGGACGGAAAACGGCAGAGCGCGACGATCGAAGCGGACGCTCTGCTGTCGGCTCAATCATAA